The proteins below are encoded in one region of Drosophila santomea strain STO CAGO 1482 chromosome 2R, Prin_Dsan_1.1, whole genome shotgun sequence:
- the LOC120445944 gene encoding solute carrier family 12 member 4 isoform X5 translates to MPDRFQVTKADEDTALDYNQDESASGKLLGDIHDETLDSGDIHRAEENQKSSIDPNLYLYDDDLETRPHISTFISSIANYENTIPAATDPDAKPAAPSARMGTLIGVFLPCIQNIFGVILFIRLTWVVGTAGAVCGFLIVLTCCCVTMLTAISMSAIATNGVVPAGGSYFMISRSLGPEFGGAVGMLFYTGTTLAAAMYIVGAVEIVLTYMAPWASIFGDFTKDADAMYNNFRVYGTLLLIFMGLIVFLGVKFVNKFATVALACVILSIIAVYVGIFDNIHGNEKLYMCVLGKRLLKDIPLENCTKEDSFLRDIYCPDGKCEEYYLANNVTKVKGIKGLASGVFYDNIFPSFLEKGQFISYGKNAIDIENTSGESYNQIMADITTSFTLLIGIFFPSVTGIMAGSNRSGDLADAQKSIPIGTICAILTTSTVYLSSVMFFAGTVDNLLLRDKFGQSIGGKLVVANIAWPNQWVILIGSFLSTLGAGLQSLTGAPRLLQAIARDEIIPFLAPFAKSSKRGEPTRALLLTIVICQCGILLGNVDLLAPLLSMFFLMCYGFVNLACAVQTLLRTPNWRPRFKFYHWSLSLIGLTLCISVMIMTSWYFALIAMGMAIIIYKYIEYRGAEKEWGDGIRGMALTAARYSLLRLEEGPPHTKNWRPQILVLSKLNDNLLPKYRKIFSFATQLKAGKGLTICVSVIKGDHTKITNKAVDAKATLRKYMTDEKVKGFCDVLVSQQIGEGLSSVIQTIGLGGMKPNTVIIGWPYSWRQEGRNSWKTFIQTVRTVAACHMALMVPKGINFYPESNHKIGGNIDIWWIVHDGGLLMLLPFLLKQHRTWRNCKLRIFTVAQIEDNSIQMKKDLKTFLYHLRIEADVEVVEMNNSDISAYTYERTLMMEQRNQMLRALGLNKKENSKVVQTIVDHHYDATKTASKVRFADPTIEETQHHDSQNDEKRNSIDLDGPENADTPETTSNKDESTEKADGDFKSSVKPDEFNVRRMHTAIKLNEVIVEKSQDAQLVIMNLPGPPREVRAERESNYMEFLEVLTEGLEKVLMVRGGGREVITIYS, encoded by the exons ATGCCAGATAGATTTCAAGTTACGAAAGCTGACGAGGACACCGCGTTGGACTACAACCAGGATGAGTCTGCGAGCGGCAAGCTACTGGGGGACATTCACGACGAAACCCTAG ACTCAGGGGATATCCACAGGGCGGAGGAGAACCAGAAGTCCAGCATCGACCCAAATCTATATCTGTACGACGATGACTTGGAGACCAGGCCCCATATATCAACGTTCATTTCATCAATTGCCAATTATGAGAACACGATACCAGCGGCCACCGATCCCGATGCAAAGCCGGCAGCTCCATCGGCTCGAATGG GTACCCTAATTGGAGTGTTCTTGCCATGCATTCAAAACATCTTTGGTGTCATATTGTTCATTCGGTTAACATGGGTTGTTGGAACGGCTGGCGCCGTGTGTGGATTCTTGATTGTTCTGACCTGCTGCTGTGTG ACAATGCTAACCGCGATCTCGATGTCGGCCATTGCAACGAACGGGGTGGTTCCGGCGGGCGGGAGTTACTTTATGATATCACG ATCCCTGGGCCCTGAATTCGGTGGAGCGGTGGGAATGTTGTTTTATACGGGCACCACACTAGCAGCGGCGATGTACATCGTTGGTGCCGTGGAAATCGTATTG ACATACATGGCGCCGTGGGCATCGATATTTGGGGACTTCACCAAGGATGCTGACGCGATGTACAACAATTTCAGGGTCTACGGCACTTTGCTGCTCATCTTTATGG GTCTCATTGTGTTCCTGGGCGTGAAATTCGTCAATAAGTTCGCGACGGTAGCCCTGGCCTGCGTCATCCTTTCGATAATAGCGGTCTATGTGGGAATATTTGACAATATCCATGGCAACGAAAAGCTATA CATGTGTGTTCTGGGAAAACGACTCTTGAAGGACATCCCGCTCGAGAATTGCACAAAAGAAGACTCCTTCTTACGCGACATATACTGCCCAGATGGTAAATGCGAGGAATACTACCTGG CCAACAACGTGACCAAAGTCAAGGGCATCAAGGGGTTGGCCAGCGGAGTGTTCTACGACAACATCTTCCCTTCGTTCTTGGAGAAGGGCCAGTTCATATCCTACGGCAAGAATGCAATTGACATTGAGAACACCAGTGGAGAGTCATACAACCAAATCATGGCCGACATTACCACGTCGTTTACCCTTCTTATCGGCATCTTCTTCCCATCGGTCACAG GTATCATGGCTGGCTCCAATCGGTCGGGCGATTTGGCTGATGCCCAGAAGAGCATACCCATCGGAACGATATGTGCCATTCTAACAACCAGCACAGTCTACTTGTCCAGCGTTATGTTCTTTGCCGGCACAGTGGACAATCTCCTGCTGAGGGACAA ATTCGGTCAGTCTATTGGTGGCAAACTGGTGGTGGCCAACATTGCCTGGCCAAATCAGTGGGTCATTCTGATTGGCTCCTTCCTCTCCACCTTGGGCGCTGGTCTGCAGAGTTTAACTGGAGCACCTCGCCTGCTGCAGGCGATTGCCAGGGACGAGATCATCCCCTTCCTGGCTCCGTTTGCCAAGTCCTCGAAGCGTGGCGAACCCACCCGTGCACTGCTCCTGACCATCGTCATTTGCCAGTGCGGAATCCTGTTGG GCAACGTGGACTTGCTGGCTCCTCTGCTCTCCATGTTCTTCCTCATGTGCTACGGCTTTGTCAACCTGGCCTGCGCCGTGCAAACCCTGCTGAGGACTCCCAACTGGAGACCACGCTTCAAGTTCTACCACTGGAGCTTGTCGCTGATCGGCCTGACCCTGTGCATATCAGTCATGATCATGACTTCCTGGTATTTCGCACTGATTGCTATGGGAATGGCCATCATCATCTACAAATACATAGAGTACCGAGG TGCTGAGAAGGAGTGGGGTGATGGCATTCGTGGAATGGCCCTTACCGCCGCCAGGTACTCGCTCCTCCGCCTGGAGGAAGGCCCACCGCATACGAAAAATTGGCGTCCGCAAATTTTGGTGCTTTCGAAGCTGAACGACAACCTCTTGCCAAAGTACAGGAAGATATTCTCCTTTGCCACACAGCTGAAAGCTGGCAAGGGATTGACGATTTGTGTGTCTGTGATAAAGGGCGACCACACCAAGATCACCAACAAAGCCGTGGATGCGAAGGCCACGCTGCGCAAGTACATGACCGACGAGAAGGTGAAGGGCTTCTGCGATGTCCTGGTTTCCCAGCAGATTGGTGAAGGCCTTAGCTCAGT CATCCAAACCATCGGACTGGGGGGCATGAAGCCCAACACAGTCATCATCGGATGGCCGTACAGCTGGCGGCAGGAGGGCAGGAACAGCTGGAAGACCTTCATCCAAACGGTCCGCACGGTTGCCGCCTGCCACATGGCCCTTATGGTGCCCAAGGGCATCAACTTCTACCCAGAATCAAACCACAAA ATCGGTGGCAACATTGATATCTGGTGGATTGTCCACGACGGTGGTCTGCTCATGTTGCTGCCCTTCCTGCTGAAGCAACACCGCACCTGGCGCAATTGCAAGCTAAGGATCTTCACAGTTGCTCAAATCGAGGACAACTCGATTCAAATGAAGAAGGATCTGAAGACATTCCTCTACCATCTCCGAATCGAGGCCGATGTTGAAGTTGTTGAGATG AACAACAGCGATATTTCCGCTTACACCTACGAGCGGACCCTGATGATGGAACAGCGTAATCAGATGCTGAGAGCATTAGGtttaaataagaaagaaaaCTCCAAAGTG GTTCAAACAATTGTAGACCACCATTATGACGCCACCAAAACGGCGTCTAAAGTTCGCTTCGCCGATCCAACTATAGAAGAAACACAGCATCAC GATTCTCAAAACGACGAGAAACGTAACTCAATTGATTTGGATGGTCCCGAGAATGCGGACACACCCGAAACTACTTCTAACAAGGATGAATCGACAGAGAAAGCCGACGGAGACTTCAAGTCCAGTGTGAAACC GGACGAGTTCAACGTTCGTCGCATGCACACAGCAATAAAACTAAACGAGGTTATTGTAGAAAAGTCCCAGGACGCCCAGTTGGTCATAATGAACCTACCTGGACCACCTAGGGAAGTGAGAGCGGAGCGTGAAAGCAATT ATATGGAATTTCTGGAGGTATTAACAGAGGGCCTTGAAAAAGTGTTAATGGTTCGCGGAGGAGGCCGAGAAGTTATAACAATTTACTCTTAA
- the LOC120445944 gene encoding solute carrier family 12 member 6 isoform X2: MPDRFQVTKADEDTALDYNQDESASGKLLGDIHDETLDSGDIHRAEENQKSSIDPNLYLYDDDLETRPHISTFISSIANYENTIPAATDPDAKPAAPSARMGTLIGVFLPCIQNIFGVILFIRLTWVVGTAGAVCGFLIVLTCCCVTMLTAISMSAIATNGVVPAGGSYFMISRSLGPEFGGAVGMLFYTGTTLAAAMYIVGAVEIVLTYMAPWASIFGDFTKDADAMYNNFRVYGTLLLIFMGLIVFLGVKFVNKFATVALACVILSIIAVYVGIFDNIHGNEKLYMCVLGKRLLKDIPLENCTKEDSFLRDIYCPDGKCEEYYLANNVTKVKGIKGLASGVFYDNIFPSFLEKGQFISYGKNAIDIENTSGESYNQIMADITTSFTLLIGIFFPSVTGIMAGSNRSGDLADAQKSIPIGTICAILTTSTVYLSSVMFFAGTVDNLLLRDKFGQSIGGKLVVANIAWPNQWVILIGSFLSTLGAGLQSLTGAPRLLQAIARDEIIPFLAPFAKSSKRGEPTRALLLTIVICQCGILLGNVDLLAPLLSMFFLMCYGFVNLACAVQTLLRTPNWRPRFKFYHWSLSLIGLTLCISVMIMTSWYFALIAMGMAIIIYKYIEYRGAEKEWGDGIRGMALTAARYSLLRLEEGPPHTKNWRPQILVLSKLNDNLLPKYRKIFSFATQLKAGKGLTICVSVIKGDHTKITNKAVDAKATLRKYMTDEKVKGFCDVLVSQQIGEGLSSVIQTIGLGGMKPNTVIIGWPYSWRQEGRNSWKTFIQTVRTVAACHMALMVPKGINFYPESNHKIGGNIDIWWIVHDGGLLMLLPFLLKQHRTWRNCKLRIFTVAQIEDNSIQMKKDLKTFLYHLRIEADVEVVEMNNSDISAYTYERTLMMEQRNQMLRALGLNKKENSKVVQTIMDFKETPSDNKMSLVQTIVDHHYDATKTASKVRFADPTIEETQHHDSQNDEKRNSIDLDGPENADTPETTSNKDESTEKADGDFKSSVKPDEFNVRRMHTAIKLNEVIVEKSQDAQLVIMNLPGPPREVRAERESNYMEFLEVLTEGLEKVLMVRGGGREVITIYS, from the exons ATGCCAGATAGATTTCAAGTTACGAAAGCTGACGAGGACACCGCGTTGGACTACAACCAGGATGAGTCTGCGAGCGGCAAGCTACTGGGGGACATTCACGACGAAACCCTAG ACTCAGGGGATATCCACAGGGCGGAGGAGAACCAGAAGTCCAGCATCGACCCAAATCTATATCTGTACGACGATGACTTGGAGACCAGGCCCCATATATCAACGTTCATTTCATCAATTGCCAATTATGAGAACACGATACCAGCGGCCACCGATCCCGATGCAAAGCCGGCAGCTCCATCGGCTCGAATGG GTACCCTAATTGGAGTGTTCTTGCCATGCATTCAAAACATCTTTGGTGTCATATTGTTCATTCGGTTAACATGGGTTGTTGGAACGGCTGGCGCCGTGTGTGGATTCTTGATTGTTCTGACCTGCTGCTGTGTG ACAATGCTAACCGCGATCTCGATGTCGGCCATTGCAACGAACGGGGTGGTTCCGGCGGGCGGGAGTTACTTTATGATATCACG ATCCCTGGGCCCTGAATTCGGTGGAGCGGTGGGAATGTTGTTTTATACGGGCACCACACTAGCAGCGGCGATGTACATCGTTGGTGCCGTGGAAATCGTATTG ACATACATGGCGCCGTGGGCATCGATATTTGGGGACTTCACCAAGGATGCTGACGCGATGTACAACAATTTCAGGGTCTACGGCACTTTGCTGCTCATCTTTATGG GTCTCATTGTGTTCCTGGGCGTGAAATTCGTCAATAAGTTCGCGACGGTAGCCCTGGCCTGCGTCATCCTTTCGATAATAGCGGTCTATGTGGGAATATTTGACAATATCCATGGCAACGAAAAGCTATA CATGTGTGTTCTGGGAAAACGACTCTTGAAGGACATCCCGCTCGAGAATTGCACAAAAGAAGACTCCTTCTTACGCGACATATACTGCCCAGATGGTAAATGCGAGGAATACTACCTGG CCAACAACGTGACCAAAGTCAAGGGCATCAAGGGGTTGGCCAGCGGAGTGTTCTACGACAACATCTTCCCTTCGTTCTTGGAGAAGGGCCAGTTCATATCCTACGGCAAGAATGCAATTGACATTGAGAACACCAGTGGAGAGTCATACAACCAAATCATGGCCGACATTACCACGTCGTTTACCCTTCTTATCGGCATCTTCTTCCCATCGGTCACAG GTATCATGGCTGGCTCCAATCGGTCGGGCGATTTGGCTGATGCCCAGAAGAGCATACCCATCGGAACGATATGTGCCATTCTAACAACCAGCACAGTCTACTTGTCCAGCGTTATGTTCTTTGCCGGCACAGTGGACAATCTCCTGCTGAGGGACAA ATTCGGTCAGTCTATTGGTGGCAAACTGGTGGTGGCCAACATTGCCTGGCCAAATCAGTGGGTCATTCTGATTGGCTCCTTCCTCTCCACCTTGGGCGCTGGTCTGCAGAGTTTAACTGGAGCACCTCGCCTGCTGCAGGCGATTGCCAGGGACGAGATCATCCCCTTCCTGGCTCCGTTTGCCAAGTCCTCGAAGCGTGGCGAACCCACCCGTGCACTGCTCCTGACCATCGTCATTTGCCAGTGCGGAATCCTGTTGG GCAACGTGGACTTGCTGGCTCCTCTGCTCTCCATGTTCTTCCTCATGTGCTACGGCTTTGTCAACCTGGCCTGCGCCGTGCAAACCCTGCTGAGGACTCCCAACTGGAGACCACGCTTCAAGTTCTACCACTGGAGCTTGTCGCTGATCGGCCTGACCCTGTGCATATCAGTCATGATCATGACTTCCTGGTATTTCGCACTGATTGCTATGGGAATGGCCATCATCATCTACAAATACATAGAGTACCGAGG TGCTGAGAAGGAGTGGGGTGATGGCATTCGTGGAATGGCCCTTACCGCCGCCAGGTACTCGCTCCTCCGCCTGGAGGAAGGCCCACCGCATACGAAAAATTGGCGTCCGCAAATTTTGGTGCTTTCGAAGCTGAACGACAACCTCTTGCCAAAGTACAGGAAGATATTCTCCTTTGCCACACAGCTGAAAGCTGGCAAGGGATTGACGATTTGTGTGTCTGTGATAAAGGGCGACCACACCAAGATCACCAACAAAGCCGTGGATGCGAAGGCCACGCTGCGCAAGTACATGACCGACGAGAAGGTGAAGGGCTTCTGCGATGTCCTGGTTTCCCAGCAGATTGGTGAAGGCCTTAGCTCAGT CATCCAAACCATCGGACTGGGGGGCATGAAGCCCAACACAGTCATCATCGGATGGCCGTACAGCTGGCGGCAGGAGGGCAGGAACAGCTGGAAGACCTTCATCCAAACGGTCCGCACGGTTGCCGCCTGCCACATGGCCCTTATGGTGCCCAAGGGCATCAACTTCTACCCAGAATCAAACCACAAA ATCGGTGGCAACATTGATATCTGGTGGATTGTCCACGACGGTGGTCTGCTCATGTTGCTGCCCTTCCTGCTGAAGCAACACCGCACCTGGCGCAATTGCAAGCTAAGGATCTTCACAGTTGCTCAAATCGAGGACAACTCGATTCAAATGAAGAAGGATCTGAAGACATTCCTCTACCATCTCCGAATCGAGGCCGATGTTGAAGTTGTTGAGATG AACAACAGCGATATTTCCGCTTACACCTACGAGCGGACCCTGATGATGGAACAGCGTAATCAGATGCTGAGAGCATTAGGtttaaataagaaagaaaaCTCCAAAGTG gTTCAGACTATAATGGACTTTAAGGAAACACCCAGTGATAATAAAATGTCTTTG GTTCAAACAATTGTAGACCACCATTATGACGCCACCAAAACGGCGTCTAAAGTTCGCTTCGCCGATCCAACTATAGAAGAAACACAGCATCAC GATTCTCAAAACGACGAGAAACGTAACTCAATTGATTTGGATGGTCCCGAGAATGCGGACACACCCGAAACTACTTCTAACAAGGATGAATCGACAGAGAAAGCCGACGGAGACTTCAAGTCCAGTGTGAAACC GGACGAGTTCAACGTTCGTCGCATGCACACAGCAATAAAACTAAACGAGGTTATTGTAGAAAAGTCCCAGGACGCCCAGTTGGTCATAATGAACCTACCTGGACCACCTAGGGAAGTGAGAGCGGAGCGTGAAAGCAATT ATATGGAATTTCTGGAGGTATTAACAGAGGGCCTTGAAAAAGTGTTAATGGTTCGCGGAGGAGGCCGAGAAGTTATAACAATTTACTCTTAA
- the LOC120445944 gene encoding solute carrier family 12 member 4 isoform X1, whose protein sequence is MPDRFQVTKADEDTALDYNQDESASGKLLGDIHDETLGENYGSYDDSGDIHRAEENQKSSIDPNLYLYDDDLETRPHISTFISSIANYENTIPAATDPDAKPAAPSARMGTLIGVFLPCIQNIFGVILFIRLTWVVGTAGAVCGFLIVLTCCCVTMLTAISMSAIATNGVVPAGGSYFMISRSLGPEFGGAVGMLFYTGTTLAAAMYIVGAVEIVLTYMAPWASIFGDFTKDADAMYNNFRVYGTLLLIFMGLIVFLGVKFVNKFATVALACVILSIIAVYVGIFDNIHGNEKLYMCVLGKRLLKDIPLENCTKEDSFLRDIYCPDGKCEEYYLANNVTKVKGIKGLASGVFYDNIFPSFLEKGQFISYGKNAIDIENTSGESYNQIMADITTSFTLLIGIFFPSVTGIMAGSNRSGDLADAQKSIPIGTICAILTTSTVYLSSVMFFAGTVDNLLLRDKFGQSIGGKLVVANIAWPNQWVILIGSFLSTLGAGLQSLTGAPRLLQAIARDEIIPFLAPFAKSSKRGEPTRALLLTIVICQCGILLGNVDLLAPLLSMFFLMCYGFVNLACAVQTLLRTPNWRPRFKFYHWSLSLIGLTLCISVMIMTSWYFALIAMGMAIIIYKYIEYRGAEKEWGDGIRGMALTAARYSLLRLEEGPPHTKNWRPQILVLSKLNDNLLPKYRKIFSFATQLKAGKGLTICVSVIKGDHTKITNKAVDAKATLRKYMTDEKVKGFCDVLVSQQIGEGLSSVIQTIGLGGMKPNTVIIGWPYSWRQEGRNSWKTFIQTVRTVAACHMALMVPKGINFYPESNHKIGGNIDIWWIVHDGGLLMLLPFLLKQHRTWRNCKLRIFTVAQIEDNSIQMKKDLKTFLYHLRIEADVEVVEMNNSDISAYTYERTLMMEQRNQMLRALGLNKKENSKVVQTIMDFKETPSDNKMSLVQTIVDHHYDATKTASKVRFADPTIEETQHHDSQNDEKRNSIDLDGPENADTPETTSNKDESTEKADGDFKSSVKPDEFNVRRMHTAIKLNEVIVEKSQDAQLVIMNLPGPPREVRAERESNYMEFLEVLTEGLEKVLMVRGGGREVITIYS, encoded by the exons ATGCCAGATAGATTTCAAGTTACGAAAGCTGACGAGGACACCGCGTTGGACTACAACCAGGATGAGTCTGCGAGCGGCAAGCTACTGGGGGACATTCACGACGAAACCCTAGGTGAGAACTATGGGTCGTACGATG ACTCAGGGGATATCCACAGGGCGGAGGAGAACCAGAAGTCCAGCATCGACCCAAATCTATATCTGTACGACGATGACTTGGAGACCAGGCCCCATATATCAACGTTCATTTCATCAATTGCCAATTATGAGAACACGATACCAGCGGCCACCGATCCCGATGCAAAGCCGGCAGCTCCATCGGCTCGAATGG GTACCCTAATTGGAGTGTTCTTGCCATGCATTCAAAACATCTTTGGTGTCATATTGTTCATTCGGTTAACATGGGTTGTTGGAACGGCTGGCGCCGTGTGTGGATTCTTGATTGTTCTGACCTGCTGCTGTGTG ACAATGCTAACCGCGATCTCGATGTCGGCCATTGCAACGAACGGGGTGGTTCCGGCGGGCGGGAGTTACTTTATGATATCACG ATCCCTGGGCCCTGAATTCGGTGGAGCGGTGGGAATGTTGTTTTATACGGGCACCACACTAGCAGCGGCGATGTACATCGTTGGTGCCGTGGAAATCGTATTG ACATACATGGCGCCGTGGGCATCGATATTTGGGGACTTCACCAAGGATGCTGACGCGATGTACAACAATTTCAGGGTCTACGGCACTTTGCTGCTCATCTTTATGG GTCTCATTGTGTTCCTGGGCGTGAAATTCGTCAATAAGTTCGCGACGGTAGCCCTGGCCTGCGTCATCCTTTCGATAATAGCGGTCTATGTGGGAATATTTGACAATATCCATGGCAACGAAAAGCTATA CATGTGTGTTCTGGGAAAACGACTCTTGAAGGACATCCCGCTCGAGAATTGCACAAAAGAAGACTCCTTCTTACGCGACATATACTGCCCAGATGGTAAATGCGAGGAATACTACCTGG CCAACAACGTGACCAAAGTCAAGGGCATCAAGGGGTTGGCCAGCGGAGTGTTCTACGACAACATCTTCCCTTCGTTCTTGGAGAAGGGCCAGTTCATATCCTACGGCAAGAATGCAATTGACATTGAGAACACCAGTGGAGAGTCATACAACCAAATCATGGCCGACATTACCACGTCGTTTACCCTTCTTATCGGCATCTTCTTCCCATCGGTCACAG GTATCATGGCTGGCTCCAATCGGTCGGGCGATTTGGCTGATGCCCAGAAGAGCATACCCATCGGAACGATATGTGCCATTCTAACAACCAGCACAGTCTACTTGTCCAGCGTTATGTTCTTTGCCGGCACAGTGGACAATCTCCTGCTGAGGGACAA ATTCGGTCAGTCTATTGGTGGCAAACTGGTGGTGGCCAACATTGCCTGGCCAAATCAGTGGGTCATTCTGATTGGCTCCTTCCTCTCCACCTTGGGCGCTGGTCTGCAGAGTTTAACTGGAGCACCTCGCCTGCTGCAGGCGATTGCCAGGGACGAGATCATCCCCTTCCTGGCTCCGTTTGCCAAGTCCTCGAAGCGTGGCGAACCCACCCGTGCACTGCTCCTGACCATCGTCATTTGCCAGTGCGGAATCCTGTTGG GCAACGTGGACTTGCTGGCTCCTCTGCTCTCCATGTTCTTCCTCATGTGCTACGGCTTTGTCAACCTGGCCTGCGCCGTGCAAACCCTGCTGAGGACTCCCAACTGGAGACCACGCTTCAAGTTCTACCACTGGAGCTTGTCGCTGATCGGCCTGACCCTGTGCATATCAGTCATGATCATGACTTCCTGGTATTTCGCACTGATTGCTATGGGAATGGCCATCATCATCTACAAATACATAGAGTACCGAGG TGCTGAGAAGGAGTGGGGTGATGGCATTCGTGGAATGGCCCTTACCGCCGCCAGGTACTCGCTCCTCCGCCTGGAGGAAGGCCCACCGCATACGAAAAATTGGCGTCCGCAAATTTTGGTGCTTTCGAAGCTGAACGACAACCTCTTGCCAAAGTACAGGAAGATATTCTCCTTTGCCACACAGCTGAAAGCTGGCAAGGGATTGACGATTTGTGTGTCTGTGATAAAGGGCGACCACACCAAGATCACCAACAAAGCCGTGGATGCGAAGGCCACGCTGCGCAAGTACATGACCGACGAGAAGGTGAAGGGCTTCTGCGATGTCCTGGTTTCCCAGCAGATTGGTGAAGGCCTTAGCTCAGT CATCCAAACCATCGGACTGGGGGGCATGAAGCCCAACACAGTCATCATCGGATGGCCGTACAGCTGGCGGCAGGAGGGCAGGAACAGCTGGAAGACCTTCATCCAAACGGTCCGCACGGTTGCCGCCTGCCACATGGCCCTTATGGTGCCCAAGGGCATCAACTTCTACCCAGAATCAAACCACAAA ATCGGTGGCAACATTGATATCTGGTGGATTGTCCACGACGGTGGTCTGCTCATGTTGCTGCCCTTCCTGCTGAAGCAACACCGCACCTGGCGCAATTGCAAGCTAAGGATCTTCACAGTTGCTCAAATCGAGGACAACTCGATTCAAATGAAGAAGGATCTGAAGACATTCCTCTACCATCTCCGAATCGAGGCCGATGTTGAAGTTGTTGAGATG AACAACAGCGATATTTCCGCTTACACCTACGAGCGGACCCTGATGATGGAACAGCGTAATCAGATGCTGAGAGCATTAGGtttaaataagaaagaaaaCTCCAAAGTG gTTCAGACTATAATGGACTTTAAGGAAACACCCAGTGATAATAAAATGTCTTTG GTTCAAACAATTGTAGACCACCATTATGACGCCACCAAAACGGCGTCTAAAGTTCGCTTCGCCGATCCAACTATAGAAGAAACACAGCATCAC GATTCTCAAAACGACGAGAAACGTAACTCAATTGATTTGGATGGTCCCGAGAATGCGGACACACCCGAAACTACTTCTAACAAGGATGAATCGACAGAGAAAGCCGACGGAGACTTCAAGTCCAGTGTGAAACC GGACGAGTTCAACGTTCGTCGCATGCACACAGCAATAAAACTAAACGAGGTTATTGTAGAAAAGTCCCAGGACGCCCAGTTGGTCATAATGAACCTACCTGGACCACCTAGGGAAGTGAGAGCGGAGCGTGAAAGCAATT ATATGGAATTTCTGGAGGTATTAACAGAGGGCCTTGAAAAAGTGTTAATGGTTCGCGGAGGAGGCCGAGAAGTTATAACAATTTACTCTTAA